Proteins from one Setaria italica strain Yugu1 chromosome V, Setaria_italica_v2.0, whole genome shotgun sequence genomic window:
- the LOC101768285 gene encoding uncharacterized protein LOC101768285, with protein MALLASPPRPRKQRCPPHPMLPISPSLLSLILLVPFLSLLLLHRSSFPGSSCSPGLAGPASRRASAAGFSGDLRDIEFSWNHLPFSAFRPPPAKLKIAVFSRKWPVASAPGGMERHAHTLHTALAARGHRVHVFTSPPPHTEAAPSPSPDGPQLHFLDGEPGQWRCDEAWKLYEAEGENDPFDVIHSESVAVFHRWARGVENLVVSWHGISLEALHSGIFQDLARGEDEPMSPALNQSLGQSVFRVLSEVRFFRSYAHQVAISDSTGEMLRDVYQIPSRRVHVILNGVDEAVFEPDPALGRAFREEAGVPRGADLVLGVSGRLVKDKGHPLLYEAFSKLVLRHPNVYLLIAGKGPWENRYMDLGRNAKVLGAVPPGKLKAFYNALDVFVDPTLRPQGLDLTLMEAMQCGKPVVATRFPSIKGSIVVEEEFGYMFAPNVESLLESLEAVVAEGARRAARRGRACREYARSMFAATKMALAYERLFLCVKNETFCAYPAEFD; from the coding sequence aTGGCCCTGCTCGCCTCCCCGCCGAGGCCCAGGAAGCAGCGGTGCCCGCCCCACCCGATGCTGCCCATCTCGccttccctcctctccctcatcCTGCTCGTACCCTtcctctcccttctcctcctccaccgctccTCCTTCCCGGGCTCCTCCTGCTCCCCGGGCCTGGCGGGTCCCGCCTCGCGCCGGGCCAGCGCGGCCGGCTTCTCGGGGGACCTGCGCGACATCGAGTTCTCGTGGAACCACCTGCCGTTCTCGGCGTTCAGGCCGCCCCCCGCCAAGCTCAAGATCGCCGTGTTCTCCCGGAAGTGGCCCGTGGCGTCGGCGCCCGGCGGCATGGAGCGGCACGCGCACACGCTACACACGGCGCTCGCGGCGCGTGGCCACCGCGTGCACGTGttcacctccccgccgccgcacaccgaggcggcgccctcgccgtcCCCCGACGGCCCCCAGCTCCACTTCCTGGACGGCGAGCCCGGGCAGTGGCGCTGCGACGAGGCGTGGAAGCTGTACGAGGCCGAGGGCGAGAACGACCCCTTCGACGTGATCCACTCGGAGAGCGTGGCCGTGTTCCACCGGTGGGCGCGGGGCGTGGAAAACCTCGTGGTCTCGTGGCACGGCATCTCGCTGGAGGCCCTGCACTCGGGCATCTTCCAGGACCTGGCCCGCGGCGAGGACGAGCCCATGTCGCCGGCGCTGAACCAGAGCCTGGGCCAGTCCGTGTTCCGCGTGCTCTCCGAGGTGCGCTTCTTCCGGAGCTACGCGCACCAGGTGGCCATCAGCGACTCGACGGGGGAGATGCTGCGGGACGTGTACCAGATCCCGTCCCGGCGCGTGCACGTCATCCTCAACGGCGTGGACGAGGCGGTGTTCGAACCGGACCCCGCGCTGGGGCGCGCGTTCCGGGAGGAGGCCGGGGTGCCCAGGGGCGCCGACCTGGTGCTGGGCGTGTCGGGGCGGCTGGTCAAGGACAAGGGCCACCCGCTGCTGTACGAGGCCTTCTCCAAGCTGGTGCTGCGCCACCCCAACGTGTACCTGCTCATTGCCGGCAAGGGGCCCTGGGAGAACCGGTACATGGACCTGGGCCGGAACGCCAAGGTGCTGGGCGCCGTGCCTCCAGGGAAGCTCAAGGCGTTCTACAACGCGCTGGACGTGTTCGTGGACCCGACGCTGCGGCCGCAGGGGCTGGACCTGACGCTCATGGAGGCGATGCAGTGCGGGAAGCCGGTGGTGGCGACGCGGTTCCCGAGCATCAAGGGGAGCatcgtggtggaggaggagttcGGGTACATGTTCGCGCCCAACGTGGAGTCGCTGCTGGAGAGCCTGGAGGCCGTGGTGGCGGagggcgcccgccgcgccgcgcggagGGGGCGCGCGTGCCGGGAGTACGCCAGGTCCATGTTCGCGGCCACCAAGATGGCGCTCGCGTACGAGAGGCTCTTCCTCTGCGTCAAGAACGAGACCTTCTGCGCATACCCCGCCGAGTTCGATTGA
- the LOC101769092 gene encoding uncharacterized protein LOC101769092 isoform X2, which produces MRGRDVPKQELDNRSLLCMEFLSRSSSSDAPLVAFGSSDGVIRVLSMLTWKLVRRYTGGHKGAIACLMTYMSAAGEVHLVSGGSDGLLILWSADHIHDSRELVPKISMKAHDGGVVAVELSRVMGSAPQLITIGADKTLAIWDTVTFKEIRRIKPVPKLACHSVASWCHPRAPNLDILTCVKDSHIWAIEHPTYSALTRPLCELSSLVPPQVLAQHKKLRVYCMVAHPLQPHLVATGTNIGIILSEFDPRALPAIAPLPTPTGNKEHSAVYIVERELKLLNFQLSNTANPSLGNAGVASDTGRSRNESIDQLIVKQTKKHISTPAPHDSYSVLSVSSSGKYVAIVWPDIPSFAVYKASDWSVVDSGTGKLFAWDTCRDRYALVESALAPRMPLVVKGGSSKKAKEAAAAAAQAAAAAASAASAATVQVRILLDDGTAHVLQRSIDGRSEPVIGLHGGALLGVTYRTSRRISPLTATAISTVQSMPLSGFGGSGSSFASDDPFSSKEGPPQNFQLYSWETYQPVSGLLAQPEWTVWDQTVEYCAFAYQQYIVISSLRPQFRYLGDVSIPFATGAVWHRRQLFVATPTTIECVFVDAGVAAIDIETKKRKEEMKAREAQSQAVAEHGDLALITVEAPQVTASEKISLRPPMLQVVRLASFQHSPSIPPFIVPKQSKLDGDDSVYQKELDDRRYAEVAVAGGGVSVAVTRFPPEQKRPIGPLVVVGVRDGVLWLVDRYMCAHALSLSHPGIRCRCLAAYGDPVSAVKWATRLGREHHDDLAQFMLGMGYATEALHLPGISKRLEFDLAMQSNDLKRALACLLTMSNSRDVGQETAAADVTDVTQILNLAVAKQAKQESLADAVQGIVKFVKEFFDLIDAADATGQSDIAREVLKRLAAAASVKGALHGQMLRGLALRLANHGELTRLSGLVTNLIAAGHGREAAFAAAVLGDNALMEKAWQDTGMLAEAVLHSQAHGRPSLRSLVIAWNKMLQKELDHTPTVKTDAAAAFLASLEDPKLTSLGETEKKPPIEILPPGMPPLSAPPIVIKKSATKPGLPNAAPASNGPIGAPMVQGATAPQGTPMVQGAPMAQGAPAAQGVPMNQSAPAPSQGTDEAKPSEATAADAAPPSAEAAAAPSSDEAKAAPGNEEATAAPGNEEATAAPVIDAASNTDPAAAAAPAPAADTNSTGAPDATPVEAATSAPSTETPEATDKPSSTEASPPPPPPAYESVV; this is translated from the exons ATGCGGGGTCGTGATGTTCCTAAACAAGAGCTTGACAACAGATCACTTCTATG TATGGAGTTCCTCTCCAGATCATCTTCAAGTGATGCCCCACTCGTTGCCTTCGGGTCATCTGATGGCGTTATCAGAGTTCTTTCAATGTTGACATGGAAG CTTGTGCGAAGGTATACAGGTGGACATAAAGGAGCTATAGCTTGCTTAATGACATACATGTCTGCAGCCGGTGAG GTTCATTTAGTTTCTGGAGGAAGCGACGGCCTGCTGATATTATGGAGCGCTGATCATATCCATGACTCGCGTGAGCTTGTGCCTAAGATTAGTATGAAG GCCCATGATGGAGGTGTGGTTGCAGTTGAACTTTCAAGGGTGATGGGGAGTGCTCCACAGCTCATTACAATAGGGGCTGATAAAACTTTAGCCATATGGGATACTGTTACTTTCAAG GAAATAAGGCGCATTAAACCAGTACCTAAACTTGCTTGTCATAGTGTTGCATCATGGTGTCATCCTCGTGCACCAAACCTTGATATTCTAACTTGTGTGAAGGACTCTCATATTTG GGCCATTGAACACCCAACTTATTCTGCTTTAACAAGACCACTCTGTGAATTGTCATCATTGGTTCCTCCACAGGTCCTTGCACAGCATAAGAAACTGAGG GTTTATTGCATGGTGGCACACCCCTTGCAACCCCATCTTGTTGCTACTGGAACTAATATTGGTATCATATTAAGCGAGTTTGATCCAAGAGCACTTCCAGCTATTGCTCCTTTACCAACACCGACAGGAAACAAGGAACATTCTGCTGTTTACATAGTGGAAAGAGAACTTAAGTTACTGAATTTCCAATTGTCAAACACAGCAAATCCATCCCTTGGGAATGCTGGTGTTGCATCTGATACAGGAAGATCAAGGAATGAATCAATAGATCAGTTGATAGTAAAGCAGACCAAGAAGCATATCAGCACTCCTGCTCCCCATGATTCCTATTCGGTCCTTTCAGTTAGCAGTTCTGGAAA GTATGTAGCAATTGTATGGCCAGACATTCCTTCTTTTGCTGTATACAAAGCAAGTGATTGGTCAGTTGTTGATTCAGGCACAGGGAAGCTTTTTGCCTGGGACACCTGTCGTGACAGATACGCTTTGGTAGAGAGCGCATTGGCTCCAAGAATGCCTCTTGTTGTGAAGGGCGGTTCTTCTAAAAAGGCAAAagaagcagctgcagcagcagctcaagcagcagcagctgcagctagTGCTGCTTCTGCTGCCACAGTACAAGTGCGTATCTTATTAGATGACGGAACAGCACATGTTTTGCAGAGATCAATTGATGGTCGTAGTGAACCG GTTATTGGTTTGCATGGTGGTGCTTTGCTTGGTGTCACATACCGTACATCTCGTAGAATCAGTCCTCTGACAGCAACAGCTATATCAACTGTTCAATCGATGCCCTTATCAGGTTTTGGTGGAAGTGGATCATCTTTTGCTTCTGATGATCCATTTTCCTCTAAAGAAGGGCCTCCACAAAATTTCCAGCTATACAG CTGGGAGACCTATCAGCCTGTAAGTGGCTTACTTGCACAACCTGAGTGGACAGTGTGGGACCAAACTGTTGAGTATTGTGCATTCGCTTATCAGCAGTATATTGTAATTTCGTCCTTGAGGCCCCAATTCAGATACCTTGGAGATGTTTCAATTCCCTTTGCAACTGGTGCTGTTTGGCATCGAAGACAGTTATTTGTGGCTACACCAACAACAATCGA GTGTGTCTTTGTTGACGCTGGAGTTGCAGCTATTGACattgaaacaaaaaagagaaaagaagaaatGAAAGCAAGAGAAGCTCAGAGTCAGGCAGTTGCAGAGCATGGAGATTTGGCTCTTATCACAGTTGAAGCTCCCCAGGTTACTGCAAGTGAAAAAATATCATTAAGACCACCAATGTTGCAG GTTGTTCGTTTAGCCTCCTTTCAGCATTCTCCATCAATACCACCATTTATAGTGCCAAAACAATCCAAGTTAGATGGAGATGATTCAGTATATCAGAAAGAACTGGATGACAGAAGATATGCTGAAGTTGCTGTTGCTGGAGGAGGGGTGTCTGTTGCGGTAACTCGCTTCCCTCCCGAGCAGAAGAGACCTATTGGACCTCTTGTTGTGGTTGGTGTCAGAGATGgagttctctggcttgttgacAG GTATATGTGTGCACATGCCTTATCACTCAGCCATCCTGGTATAAGATGCCGTTGCCTTGCAGCATATGGAGATCCTGTTAGTGCTGTGAAATG GGCAACTAGACTTGGCCGAGAGCATCATGATGACCTGGCTCAGTTTATGCTGGGTATGGGCTATGCCACTGAAGCTCTTCATTTGCCTGGAATATCTAAGAG GCTGGAGTTCGACCTTGCGATGCAGAGCAATGACCTCAAAAGAGCACTTGCCTGTTTATTGACCATGAGCAATAGCCGAGATGTGGGACAAGAAACAGCTGCTGCTGACGTCACTGATGTTACACAGATTCTTAATTTGGCGGTAGCTAAACAAGCTAAGCAAGAAAGTCTTGCAGATGCCGTTCAGGGAATAGTGAAATTTGTCAAGGAGTTTTTTGACCTTATTGATGCAGCAGATGCCACTGGACAATCTGACATTGCTCGTGAAGTTCTAAAGAGATTAGCTGCTGCAGCTTCTGTAAAGGGAGCTCTGCATGGACAGATGCTAAGAGGCTTGGCACTCCGTCTTGCAAACCATGGGGAGCTTACTAGATTGTCG GGTTTGGTAACCAATTTGATCGCAGCTGGCCATGGACGCGAAGCAGCATTTGCTGCTGCAGTTCTGGGAGATAATGCCCTAATGGAGAAAGCATGGCAGGACACAGGAATGTTGGCTGAGGCCGTTTTACATTCTCAA GCCCATGGTCGTCCATCATTAAGGAGCTTGGTTATAGCATGGAACAAGATGCTACAGAAGGAGCTGGATCACACACCAACAGTGAAAACCGATGCCGCAGCAGCTTTCTTGGCTTCTCTTGAGGATCCAAAGCTCACCAGCTTGGGGGAAACTGAGAAAAAGCCTCCCATTGAAATACTTCCTCCTGGGATGCCTCCCCTATCTGCACCTCCGATCGTGATTAAAAAGTCTGCCACAAAACCTGGCCTACCTAATGCAGCACCGGCCTCAAATGGACCTATAGGTGCTCCGATGGTTCAGGGTGCCACTGCGCCTCAAGGCACCCCAATGGTTCAGGGTGCTCCCATGGCTCAAGGCGCTCCTGCGGCGCAAGGAGTTCCCATGAATCAAAGTGCTCCTGCTCCATCGCAGGGCACTGATGAGGCAAAGCCGTCGGAAGCTACAGCTGCCGATGCAGCTCCCCCGTCTGCAGAAGCTGCTGCAGCTCCCAGCAGTGATGAAGCTAAAGCAGCACCTGGCAACGAGGAAGCCACAGCAGCTCCAGGCAACGAGGAAGCCACAGCAGCACCAGTTATAGATGCAGCAAGCAACACtgatcctgctgctgctgctgctccagctcctgcAGCGGATACCAATAGCACTGGTGCACCTGATGCTACACCCGTTGAAGCTGCGACCTCTGCCCCCTCAACAGAGACACCCGAGGCAACGGATAAGCCATCGTCAACTGAGgcatcgccgccacctccacctccagcctATGAATCTGTTGTATAA
- the LOC101769092 gene encoding uncharacterized protein LOC101769092 isoform X1, with protein sequence MLRLRAFRPTSDKVVKIQLHPTHPWLVTADANDRVSVWDWEHRQVIYELKAGGVDERRLVGAKLEKLAEGDDSKGKPTEAIRGGSVKQVSFYDDDVRFWQHWRNCSAAAEAPTAVNQQASTFSAPAPSTRGRHFVVICCENKVIFLDLVTMRGRDVPKQELDNRSLLCMEFLSRSSSSDAPLVAFGSSDGVIRVLSMLTWKLVRRYTGGHKGAIACLMTYMSAAGEVHLVSGGSDGLLILWSADHIHDSRELVPKISMKAHDGGVVAVELSRVMGSAPQLITIGADKTLAIWDTVTFKEIRRIKPVPKLACHSVASWCHPRAPNLDILTCVKDSHIWAIEHPTYSALTRPLCELSSLVPPQVLAQHKKLRVYCMVAHPLQPHLVATGTNIGIILSEFDPRALPAIAPLPTPTGNKEHSAVYIVERELKLLNFQLSNTANPSLGNAGVASDTGRSRNESIDQLIVKQTKKHISTPAPHDSYSVLSVSSSGKYVAIVWPDIPSFAVYKASDWSVVDSGTGKLFAWDTCRDRYALVESALAPRMPLVVKGGSSKKAKEAAAAAAQAAAAAASAASAATVQVRILLDDGTAHVLQRSIDGRSEPVIGLHGGALLGVTYRTSRRISPLTATAISTVQSMPLSGFGGSGSSFASDDPFSSKEGPPQNFQLYSWETYQPVSGLLAQPEWTVWDQTVEYCAFAYQQYIVISSLRPQFRYLGDVSIPFATGAVWHRRQLFVATPTTIECVFVDAGVAAIDIETKKRKEEMKAREAQSQAVAEHGDLALITVEAPQVTASEKISLRPPMLQVVRLASFQHSPSIPPFIVPKQSKLDGDDSVYQKELDDRRYAEVAVAGGGVSVAVTRFPPEQKRPIGPLVVVGVRDGVLWLVDRYMCAHALSLSHPGIRCRCLAAYGDPVSAVKWATRLGREHHDDLAQFMLGMGYATEALHLPGISKRLEFDLAMQSNDLKRALACLLTMSNSRDVGQETAAADVTDVTQILNLAVAKQAKQESLADAVQGIVKFVKEFFDLIDAADATGQSDIAREVLKRLAAAASVKGALHGQMLRGLALRLANHGELTRLSGLVTNLIAAGHGREAAFAAAVLGDNALMEKAWQDTGMLAEAVLHSQAHGRPSLRSLVIAWNKMLQKELDHTPTVKTDAAAAFLASLEDPKLTSLGETEKKPPIEILPPGMPPLSAPPIVIKKSATKPGLPNAAPASNGPIGAPMVQGATAPQGTPMVQGAPMAQGAPAAQGVPMNQSAPAPSQGTDEAKPSEATAADAAPPSAEAAAAPSSDEAKAAPGNEEATAAPGNEEATAAPVIDAASNTDPAAAAAPAPAADTNSTGAPDATPVEAATSAPSTETPEATDKPSSTEASPPPPPPAYESVV encoded by the exons atGCTCCGCCTCCGGGCGTTCCGGCCGACGAGCGACAAGGTCGTGAAGATCCAGCTCCACCCCACACACCCCTGGCTCGTCACCGCCGACGCCAACGACCGCGTCTCCGTCTGGGACTGGGAGCACCGCCAG GTGATCTATGAACTGAAGGCGGGTGGCGTTGACGAGCGGCGCTTGGTTGGTGCGAAGCTTGAGAAGCTCGCTGAGGGAGATG ATTCAAAAGGGAAACCCACAGAGGCCATTCGAGGGGGAAG TGTAAAGCAGGTTTCCTTTTATGATGACGATGTTCGCTTTTGGCAACATTGGCGCAATtgttctgctgctgctgaggcCCCAACTGCAGTCAATCAACAAGCTTCCACATTCAGTGCGCCTGCACCGTCGACACGAGGAAGACACTTTGTTGTCATTTGCTGTGAGAACAAAGTCATATTTTTGGATTTGGTGACTATGCGGGGTCGTGATGTTCCTAAACAAGAGCTTGACAACAGATCACTTCTATG TATGGAGTTCCTCTCCAGATCATCTTCAAGTGATGCCCCACTCGTTGCCTTCGGGTCATCTGATGGCGTTATCAGAGTTCTTTCAATGTTGACATGGAAG CTTGTGCGAAGGTATACAGGTGGACATAAAGGAGCTATAGCTTGCTTAATGACATACATGTCTGCAGCCGGTGAG GTTCATTTAGTTTCTGGAGGAAGCGACGGCCTGCTGATATTATGGAGCGCTGATCATATCCATGACTCGCGTGAGCTTGTGCCTAAGATTAGTATGAAG GCCCATGATGGAGGTGTGGTTGCAGTTGAACTTTCAAGGGTGATGGGGAGTGCTCCACAGCTCATTACAATAGGGGCTGATAAAACTTTAGCCATATGGGATACTGTTACTTTCAAG GAAATAAGGCGCATTAAACCAGTACCTAAACTTGCTTGTCATAGTGTTGCATCATGGTGTCATCCTCGTGCACCAAACCTTGATATTCTAACTTGTGTGAAGGACTCTCATATTTG GGCCATTGAACACCCAACTTATTCTGCTTTAACAAGACCACTCTGTGAATTGTCATCATTGGTTCCTCCACAGGTCCTTGCACAGCATAAGAAACTGAGG GTTTATTGCATGGTGGCACACCCCTTGCAACCCCATCTTGTTGCTACTGGAACTAATATTGGTATCATATTAAGCGAGTTTGATCCAAGAGCACTTCCAGCTATTGCTCCTTTACCAACACCGACAGGAAACAAGGAACATTCTGCTGTTTACATAGTGGAAAGAGAACTTAAGTTACTGAATTTCCAATTGTCAAACACAGCAAATCCATCCCTTGGGAATGCTGGTGTTGCATCTGATACAGGAAGATCAAGGAATGAATCAATAGATCAGTTGATAGTAAAGCAGACCAAGAAGCATATCAGCACTCCTGCTCCCCATGATTCCTATTCGGTCCTTTCAGTTAGCAGTTCTGGAAA GTATGTAGCAATTGTATGGCCAGACATTCCTTCTTTTGCTGTATACAAAGCAAGTGATTGGTCAGTTGTTGATTCAGGCACAGGGAAGCTTTTTGCCTGGGACACCTGTCGTGACAGATACGCTTTGGTAGAGAGCGCATTGGCTCCAAGAATGCCTCTTGTTGTGAAGGGCGGTTCTTCTAAAAAGGCAAAagaagcagctgcagcagcagctcaagcagcagcagctgcagctagTGCTGCTTCTGCTGCCACAGTACAAGTGCGTATCTTATTAGATGACGGAACAGCACATGTTTTGCAGAGATCAATTGATGGTCGTAGTGAACCG GTTATTGGTTTGCATGGTGGTGCTTTGCTTGGTGTCACATACCGTACATCTCGTAGAATCAGTCCTCTGACAGCAACAGCTATATCAACTGTTCAATCGATGCCCTTATCAGGTTTTGGTGGAAGTGGATCATCTTTTGCTTCTGATGATCCATTTTCCTCTAAAGAAGGGCCTCCACAAAATTTCCAGCTATACAG CTGGGAGACCTATCAGCCTGTAAGTGGCTTACTTGCACAACCTGAGTGGACAGTGTGGGACCAAACTGTTGAGTATTGTGCATTCGCTTATCAGCAGTATATTGTAATTTCGTCCTTGAGGCCCCAATTCAGATACCTTGGAGATGTTTCAATTCCCTTTGCAACTGGTGCTGTTTGGCATCGAAGACAGTTATTTGTGGCTACACCAACAACAATCGA GTGTGTCTTTGTTGACGCTGGAGTTGCAGCTATTGACattgaaacaaaaaagagaaaagaagaaatGAAAGCAAGAGAAGCTCAGAGTCAGGCAGTTGCAGAGCATGGAGATTTGGCTCTTATCACAGTTGAAGCTCCCCAGGTTACTGCAAGTGAAAAAATATCATTAAGACCACCAATGTTGCAG GTTGTTCGTTTAGCCTCCTTTCAGCATTCTCCATCAATACCACCATTTATAGTGCCAAAACAATCCAAGTTAGATGGAGATGATTCAGTATATCAGAAAGAACTGGATGACAGAAGATATGCTGAAGTTGCTGTTGCTGGAGGAGGGGTGTCTGTTGCGGTAACTCGCTTCCCTCCCGAGCAGAAGAGACCTATTGGACCTCTTGTTGTGGTTGGTGTCAGAGATGgagttctctggcttgttgacAG GTATATGTGTGCACATGCCTTATCACTCAGCCATCCTGGTATAAGATGCCGTTGCCTTGCAGCATATGGAGATCCTGTTAGTGCTGTGAAATG GGCAACTAGACTTGGCCGAGAGCATCATGATGACCTGGCTCAGTTTATGCTGGGTATGGGCTATGCCACTGAAGCTCTTCATTTGCCTGGAATATCTAAGAG GCTGGAGTTCGACCTTGCGATGCAGAGCAATGACCTCAAAAGAGCACTTGCCTGTTTATTGACCATGAGCAATAGCCGAGATGTGGGACAAGAAACAGCTGCTGCTGACGTCACTGATGTTACACAGATTCTTAATTTGGCGGTAGCTAAACAAGCTAAGCAAGAAAGTCTTGCAGATGCCGTTCAGGGAATAGTGAAATTTGTCAAGGAGTTTTTTGACCTTATTGATGCAGCAGATGCCACTGGACAATCTGACATTGCTCGTGAAGTTCTAAAGAGATTAGCTGCTGCAGCTTCTGTAAAGGGAGCTCTGCATGGACAGATGCTAAGAGGCTTGGCACTCCGTCTTGCAAACCATGGGGAGCTTACTAGATTGTCG GGTTTGGTAACCAATTTGATCGCAGCTGGCCATGGACGCGAAGCAGCATTTGCTGCTGCAGTTCTGGGAGATAATGCCCTAATGGAGAAAGCATGGCAGGACACAGGAATGTTGGCTGAGGCCGTTTTACATTCTCAA GCCCATGGTCGTCCATCATTAAGGAGCTTGGTTATAGCATGGAACAAGATGCTACAGAAGGAGCTGGATCACACACCAACAGTGAAAACCGATGCCGCAGCAGCTTTCTTGGCTTCTCTTGAGGATCCAAAGCTCACCAGCTTGGGGGAAACTGAGAAAAAGCCTCCCATTGAAATACTTCCTCCTGGGATGCCTCCCCTATCTGCACCTCCGATCGTGATTAAAAAGTCTGCCACAAAACCTGGCCTACCTAATGCAGCACCGGCCTCAAATGGACCTATAGGTGCTCCGATGGTTCAGGGTGCCACTGCGCCTCAAGGCACCCCAATGGTTCAGGGTGCTCCCATGGCTCAAGGCGCTCCTGCGGCGCAAGGAGTTCCCATGAATCAAAGTGCTCCTGCTCCATCGCAGGGCACTGATGAGGCAAAGCCGTCGGAAGCTACAGCTGCCGATGCAGCTCCCCCGTCTGCAGAAGCTGCTGCAGCTCCCAGCAGTGATGAAGCTAAAGCAGCACCTGGCAACGAGGAAGCCACAGCAGCTCCAGGCAACGAGGAAGCCACAGCAGCACCAGTTATAGATGCAGCAAGCAACACtgatcctgctgctgctgctgctccagctcctgcAGCGGATACCAATAGCACTGGTGCACCTGATGCTACACCCGTTGAAGCTGCGACCTCTGCCCCCTCAACAGAGACACCCGAGGCAACGGATAAGCCATCGTCAACTGAGgcatcgccgccacctccacctccagcctATGAATCTGTTGTATAA
- the LOC101763148 gene encoding oryzain alpha chain-like: MAAALLMLLLVSPALLMLLVSPAAPDTYEQETHRMFVEWKAKYKKSYKYAGEEECRYAVFKNSRRRVARANVAGVTSSGLNGLNGHASFGGRGVRMGEKSYEEEARRMFVGWKAKYGKTYRDVGEEECWYKLFKANRRVVVKLNAAAAGETAYGINQFGDLTNEEVRECCDGRGGEMEGKLSARCQAAVAGDSVERLIRSQVLSFLYDTESVV; the protein is encoded by the exons atggcggcggcgctgctgatgctgctgctggtgtCGCCGGcgctgctgatgctgctggtgTCGCCGGCTGCCCCGGACACGTACGAGCAGGAGACCCACCGTATGTTCGTGGAGTGGAAGGCCAAGTACAAGAAGAGCTATAAATACGCCGGCGAAGAGGAGTGCCGGTACGCGGTGTTCAAGaacagccgccgccgcgtcgcccgGGCCAACGTCGCCGGGGTGACCTCATCCGGCCTCAACGGTCTCAACGGCCACGCCAGCTTCGGTGGGCGCGGGGTCCGGATGGGGGAGAAATCGTACGAGGAGGAGGCCCGCCGGATGTTCGTTGGGTGGAAGGCCAAGTACGGGAAGACCTACAGAGACGTCGGCGAGGAGGAGTGCTGGTACAAGTTGttcaaggccaatcgccgcgtCGTCGTCAAGCTCAACGCCGCAGCCGCTGGGGAAACAGCATACGGCATCAACCAATTCGGCGACCTCACCAACGAGGAGGTCCGCGAATGctgcgacgggcgcggcggggaGATGGAGGGAAAGCTCAGTGCCAGGTGCCAGGCCGCCGTCGCAGGGGACAGCGTCGAGAGGCTGATTCGGTCCCAG GTCTTGTCATTCCTCTATGACACAGAGTCTGTTGTTTAA